In Phacochoerus africanus isolate WHEZ1 chromosome 2, ROS_Pafr_v1, whole genome shotgun sequence, one DNA window encodes the following:
- the FAN1 gene encoding fanconi-associated nuclease 1 isoform X5, translating into MMSVGKSDKKRPCRSLSISKTKKNESNSIISFFNNVPPAKLACPVCSKMVPRYDLNRHLDEMCADNGDITPGDPGHIGLASSNVSTVDVTNIALEDVMPEKSSPSKMNLTPGQSDSAKTGMKKKTSPYFKNNDDLVGRNQDELRHLNVKVISLGSLSSKLSRRYIKAKRSIGKSEGLANQSPHSSSSSVVKSLVENHSEIEDQGQLLENSSQKENMFTYDSLEEPHTLEGTKVMEIEDQKPAEECRSSLTLAFSDNTPVLISPDLTLGNALKSTLEDGLAKPESIKGVDGKGVAKCGAGDCEEVKMTLVSEAKTQMSRWEAKSRSSKHDASNWSNIQALPLEDNSSSKNEITHGIPLEQGLSCDVSSVTCPVPLDHPYYLRSFLMVLKAVFENEDDGMLFDEHEKGIVTTFHQLSASGQKLYVRLFQRKFGWIKMNKLEYEEIASDLTPVVGELTQAGFLQTESELQELSEVFELLSAPELKTLAKTFHLVNPHGQKQQLVDALLKLAKQPSVCTWGKNQPGIGAVILKSLESRSTGTPLGFCMEKEEEDAFYPSV; encoded by the exons ATGATGTCAGTGGGGAAATCTGACAAAAAAAGACCTTGTAGAAGTTTATCAataagtaaaactaaaaaaaatgagtctaactctattatttcattttttaacaatGTACCGCCTGCCAAACTTGCCTGCCCTGTTTGTAGTAAAATGGTGCCAAGATATGACCTAAACAGGCACCTTGATGAAATGTGTGCTGACAATGGTGACATCACTCCAGGGGACCCAGGGCACATTGGCTTAGCAAGTTCAAATGTGTCCACAGTAGATGTAACCAATATTGCTTTAGAAGATGTAATGCCAGAGAAGTCATCACCATCAAAGATGAATTTAACCCCTGGCCAAAGTGACTCAGCAAAAACGGGCATGAAAAAGAAGACCAGCCCCTACTTTAAGAATAATGATGACTTGGTGGGCAGAAATCAAGATGAACTGAGACATCTTAATGTAAAAGTCATCTCTCTGGGAAGCCTGTCATCTAAATTGTCCAGAAGATACATAAAGGCTAAAAGATCAATAGGTAAGAGTGAGGGACTTGCCAATCAGAGTCCCCACAGTTCCTCATCCTCAGTGGTTAAGAGCCTGGTTGAAAACCATTCAGAGATTGAGGACCAGGGTCAACTTTTGGAGAATAGTTCTCAAAAGGAAAACATGTTTACCTATGATTCTCTTGAGGAACCACATACTCTTGAAGGCACTAAAGTAATGGAAATTGAAGACCAAAAGCCTGCCGAGGAATGTAGATCAAGCCTCACCCTTGCATTTTCAGATAACACTCCTGTGTTAATTTCACCAGATTTAACTCTTGGGAATGCATTAAAGTCTACTTTAGAGGACGGCCTTGCAAAGCCAGAGAGTATCAAAGGAGTAGATGGTAAAGGTGTTGCGAAATGTGGGGCAGGTGATTGTGAAGAGGTGAAAATGACTCTTGTTTCAGAAGCTAAAACACAGATGTCACGTTGGGAGGCAAAATCTCGTAGCTCTAAGCACGATGCTTCTAATTGGAGTAACATTCAAGCACTTCCTCTGGAAGACAACAGCAGCTCAAAGAATGAAATCACACACGGAATTCCTTTGGAGCAGGGGTTAAGCTGCGATGTTTCTAGTGTAACATGTCCAGTACccttggatcatccttactacCTTCGGAGTTTCCTCATGGTGCTGAAAGCCGTGTTTGAGAATGAAGATGATGGGATGCTCTTTGATGAACATGAGAAGGGAATTGTGACTACATTTCATCAATTATCAG CTAGTGGTCAGAAGCTATATGTAAGACTTTTTCAACGTAAATTTGGCTGGATTAAGATGAATAAATTGGAATATGAAGAGATTGCCTCTGACTTAACTCCTGTGGTTGGAGAGTTGACACAAGCCGGCTTTCTGCAGACGG aatctgAGTTGCAAGAACTCTCAGAAGTGTTTGAGCTACTTTCTGCTCCAGAGCTAAAAACCCTGGCAAAGACCTTCCACTTGGTGAATCCCCATGGACAGAAACAGCAGCTGGTGGATGCTCTTCTCAAGCTGGCCAAACAGCCGTCAGTCTGTACTTGGGGCAAGAACCAGCCTGGCATTGGTGCAGTGATTTTAAAAAG CTTGGAATCTCGGTCCACTGGGACACCCTTGGGGTTCTGcatggagaaggaggaagaggatgctTTTTATCCATCAGTGTAG